Proteins from a genomic interval of Anaerobaca lacustris:
- a CDS encoding DUF6807 family protein: MKHTGYLVVVIALSLGVLNSSCRTEGLRVRDHQGPYYDLLVDGTRLVRYMQDYDPNSPQRRFETYKPFHHVYDGPQRLTNGPDGESRYVADNIQYPHHRGIYIGWNKLACEGKRYDFWHMPNVAQVHQKHERMSSGRRQAAHTAVIHWNDPDGEPVLVERRQITVRRLDDPAIVLLDFRSDLTAVRSDVELDGDPEHAGVQYRAHNDVGAGPEAGKAQYLFHAEGIDPRTDKDLPWVAMSHGLAGRRYWVQQMNHPDNPKDTVYSAYRDYGRFGAFFTGTIEKGQTLTLRYRFWIGRDQAPSRNEFATQYSAYADGAR, translated from the coding sequence ATGAAGCATACAGGATACCTGGTTGTCGTGATCGCTTTGTCGCTCGGCGTTCTCAACTCGTCATGCCGTACGGAAGGTCTTCGGGTGCGGGATCATCAAGGACCGTACTATGATCTGCTCGTCGATGGGACGCGGCTGGTGCGGTACATGCAGGACTACGATCCGAATTCGCCGCAGAGGCGTTTCGAGACGTACAAGCCGTTCCACCACGTCTACGATGGTCCGCAACGATTGACCAACGGGCCGGACGGCGAGAGCCGGTACGTGGCAGACAACATTCAGTACCCGCATCATCGCGGCATCTACATCGGCTGGAACAAGCTGGCGTGCGAGGGCAAGCGATACGACTTCTGGCACATGCCGAACGTGGCCCAGGTGCACCAGAAGCACGAGCGCATGTCATCGGGTCGCAGGCAGGCCGCGCACACCGCTGTGATTCACTGGAACGACCCGGATGGCGAGCCCGTCCTTGTGGAGCGGCGGCAGATCACCGTCCGCCGGCTCGACGACCCGGCGATTGTGCTGCTCGATTTCCGCAGCGACCTGACGGCCGTGCGCAGCGACGTGGAACTGGACGGCGACCCGGAGCATGCCGGCGTGCAGTACCGTGCACACAACGACGTCGGAGCCGGACCGGAGGCGGGCAAGGCCCAGTACCTGTTCCACGCCGAGGGGATCGATCCGCGAACCGATAAGGACCTGCCGTGGGTGGCGATGTCGCACGGCCTGGCCGGCCGGCGATACTGGGTTCAGCAGATGAACCATCCGGACAATCCCAAGGACACCGTCTACTCGGCCTACCGTGACTACGGGCGGTTCGGCGCGTTCTTCACGGGGACGATCGAAAAAGGCCAGACGCTGACCCTGCGCTACCGCTTCTGGATCGGCCGGGACCAGGCGCCGTCACGAAACGAATTCGCGACGCAGTATTCGGCCTACGCCGATGGCGCGCGCTGA
- a CDS encoding 3-keto-disaccharide hydrolase, producing MLKDKGLTVAVILSLMVLAGCTGLSGTKEPGFVTLFDGKTFAGWEGSQEAFRIEDGAVVGGTLHERIANNEFLCTLASYDDFELRLQFKLLGEQANAGVQIRSQRVPDHYEVSGYQADMGQKYWGCLYDESRRNKILAGPDQATMAEVIRAGDWNDYVIRCEGKRIQLWVNGFQTVDYTEPDDTIPQTGIIGLQIHGGPPSEAWYRNIRLREL from the coding sequence GTGCTGAAGGACAAAGGACTGACGGTTGCCGTGATACTGTCTCTGATGGTGCTGGCCGGCTGCACCGGTCTGAGCGGAACCAAAGAGCCGGGCTTCGTGACCCTGTTCGACGGGAAGACCTTTGCGGGCTGGGAAGGTTCGCAGGAGGCCTTTCGCATCGAGGACGGCGCGGTCGTCGGCGGGACGTTGCACGAGAGAATCGCCAACAACGAGTTCCTCTGCACGCTGGCGTCGTACGACGATTTCGAATTGCGTCTGCAATTCAAGCTGCTCGGCGAGCAGGCCAACGCGGGTGTCCAGATTCGCAGCCAGCGCGTGCCCGACCATTATGAGGTCAGCGGCTACCAGGCCGACATGGGCCAGAAGTACTGGGGGTGCCTGTACGACGAATCACGGCGCAACAAGATCCTGGCCGGCCCCGACCAGGCGACGATGGCCGAGGTGATCCGCGCCGGCGACTGGAACGATTACGTCATTCGCTGCGAAGGCAAGCGGATCCAGCTCTGGGTCAACGGCTTTCAGACGGTCGATTACACCGAGCCGGACGACACGATCCCGCAGACCGGCATCATCGGGCTCCAGATCCACGGCGGCCCGCCCAGCGAGGCCTGGTACCGAAACATCCGGCTCAGAGAACTCTGA
- a CDS encoding FtsK/SpoIIIE domain-containing protein, translating to MNADLEAYLRSPAPGNDTYTDLQRQALAEAIHLSAEVVEPVESQIESDYEVARSRTQDRYDSDKGSVELHQQTRSKEIQDHCDARVEEIRADFEKRLSEIKVEIQHRRKRVNQTAVELEQKAEKDFQDRVMVAEFVAEGAVARSEQRRQEAESTVTNARLYLDGLSEQAAGLLRLYRQRDIRAGEPAPLPPDGDYPSQQALAEQRLIALRRLWAAQIFVGARPVLLAAGAVGVVLMVLAILYGAKVPGLPSARVAYPIAGGLALIVAGFAERILWQKAKAQVQQTYAAFQEAAAGARAALEQRHQSKLEEIETEFRTSVEKKDAELKRAKETFETARANVSKQRSTSLKEIEQRRREALDQLKKERDEALHLAREEYEQKRSALDHEVQQKLGEIQRQYDRQMEECRSQYETSRQHLEQRWDEGLARIRALLAKASEFDRTYVTDWNQLLDPSRTPSGTSTSLVRFGKLRLDLAPLSASVRARAAETLETAAPAEIPAVLEFPRHCSMLIQSQREGRAEAIETLRATMVRVFTSLRPGRVRFTIFDPVGLGESFAGFMHAGDYLESLVGGRIWTEAAQIRQQLEDLTGHMENVIQKYLRNEFETIEQYNEQAGELAEPYRFLVIADFPVNFNEESARRLSSIVHSGPRCGVHTLIAYDARQELPSGIDIEDISAAGIHLVYDENRFVWRDPILRQFPLTPDKPPSESVLTSIMHTVGKAGASSARVEVPFQTIAPTEEQLWSLDSSRELRVPLGRTGATRLQSFRLGHGVAQHALIAGKTGSGKSTLLHVMVTNLALWYAPDQVELYLIDFKQGVEFKTYVTNRLPHARAVAIESDREFGLSILQRLDAEMAHRGNLFRAAGVQDIAAYRSATGQTMPRTVLIVDEFQVFFSEDDKLAQDAIVLLEQLVRQGRAFGIHVVLGSQTLGGAFGLARSTMGQMAVRIALQCSEVDSQLILDDENVAARLLSRPGEAIYNDAGGSVAGNSPFQVAWLSDSVRDSYLDRVAARGFQPHEPLIVFEGNVAADIRENRQLAVCVERASSLASSCENARPAAPKIWLGSPVTIKDPTAVTLRRQSGGNVLMVGQRDEVAMNLMTAAMAALASQLPPSSLEFVILDGSPPDSPHAGAFERVASALPHTSRIVAWNDVPGVIGELSREADRRVQADQNDAATVVLLVYGLQRYRMLRRNEDAFGFSMGEEEAAPRPEVQFAGLLREGPGVGIHVVTWADTLGTLERTFDRQTLREFDHRILFQMSASDSSTLIDSPIANQLGFHRALLYSEEQGGLEKFRPYAALTDDWLAHVAKHLAGDPPRS from the coding sequence ATGAACGCTGACTTGGAAGCCTATCTTCGCAGCCCGGCGCCGGGCAACGACACCTACACCGACCTTCAGCGTCAGGCGCTGGCCGAGGCGATCCACCTGTCGGCCGAGGTGGTCGAGCCCGTCGAATCGCAGATCGAGTCGGACTACGAGGTCGCCAGGAGCAGAACGCAGGATCGGTACGACTCCGACAAAGGCAGCGTCGAGCTGCACCAGCAGACCCGGAGCAAGGAGATTCAAGACCACTGCGACGCCCGTGTCGAGGAAATCCGCGCCGACTTCGAGAAGCGGCTCAGCGAGATCAAGGTCGAGATCCAGCACCGGCGCAAGAGAGTGAATCAGACCGCCGTCGAACTGGAGCAAAAGGCCGAGAAGGACTTCCAGGATCGCGTCATGGTCGCCGAATTCGTGGCCGAAGGCGCCGTGGCCAGGAGCGAACAGAGACGCCAGGAGGCGGAATCGACGGTCACGAACGCCCGCTTGTACCTCGACGGTCTCTCGGAGCAGGCGGCAGGGCTTCTGCGGCTCTACCGACAACGCGACATCAGGGCGGGTGAACCAGCCCCCCTGCCTCCAGACGGCGACTATCCCTCGCAGCAGGCCTTGGCCGAGCAACGCCTCATAGCGCTGCGGCGTCTCTGGGCCGCCCAGATCTTCGTCGGCGCACGACCCGTCCTGCTGGCCGCAGGGGCGGTGGGCGTGGTCCTCATGGTCTTGGCGATTCTGTACGGCGCGAAAGTGCCGGGGTTGCCATCGGCACGGGTGGCCTACCCGATCGCCGGCGGGCTCGCCTTGATCGTCGCCGGCTTCGCGGAACGCATCCTCTGGCAGAAGGCCAAGGCCCAGGTGCAACAGACGTATGCCGCGTTCCAGGAGGCGGCGGCGGGCGCTCGTGCGGCATTGGAGCAGCGACACCAGTCGAAACTGGAGGAGATCGAGACCGAGTTCCGCACCTCCGTCGAGAAGAAGGACGCCGAACTCAAGCGAGCGAAAGAGACGTTCGAGACCGCCAGGGCCAATGTCTCCAAGCAGCGCAGCACGTCGCTCAAAGAGATCGAACAACGCCGCCGAGAGGCCTTGGACCAACTCAAGAAAGAGCGCGACGAGGCGCTGCACCTGGCCCGGGAGGAATACGAGCAGAAGCGGTCGGCGCTGGACCATGAGGTCCAGCAGAAGCTGGGAGAGATTCAGCGACAGTACGACCGACAGATGGAGGAATGCCGCAGCCAATACGAAACCTCCCGGCAGCATCTGGAACAGCGATGGGACGAGGGCCTGGCCCGCATTCGAGCGCTGCTGGCGAAGGCCTCGGAGTTCGACCGGACATATGTCACGGACTGGAACCAGTTGCTCGATCCATCACGAACGCCTTCCGGCACATCGACGTCCCTCGTTCGATTCGGCAAGCTTCGCCTGGATCTGGCGCCGCTTTCGGCATCGGTTCGAGCTCGGGCGGCGGAGACGCTGGAAACCGCTGCCCCGGCGGAGATTCCGGCGGTCCTGGAGTTTCCGAGGCATTGTTCGATGCTGATCCAATCGCAACGGGAGGGACGAGCCGAGGCGATCGAGACGCTGCGTGCGACCATGGTGCGAGTGTTCACATCGCTTCGGCCGGGCCGGGTCCGCTTCACCATCTTCGACCCGGTCGGGCTGGGGGAGAGCTTCGCGGGCTTCATGCACGCCGGTGACTACCTCGAATCGCTCGTCGGCGGACGCATCTGGACCGAGGCCGCCCAGATCCGACAGCAACTGGAAGACCTCACAGGTCACATGGAGAACGTGATCCAGAAATACCTCCGCAACGAATTCGAGACGATCGAGCAATACAACGAGCAGGCGGGCGAATTGGCCGAGCCCTATCGCTTTCTCGTCATCGCCGACTTCCCGGTGAACTTCAACGAGGAATCGGCCCGGCGTCTGAGCAGCATCGTCCACAGCGGCCCGCGCTGCGGCGTTCACACACTGATCGCCTACGACGCCCGGCAAGAGTTGCCGAGCGGCATCGACATCGAGGACATCAGCGCCGCCGGCATCCACCTCGTCTACGACGAGAACCGATTCGTCTGGCGCGACCCCATCCTCAGGCAGTTCCCTCTGACCCCGGACAAGCCCCCTTCCGAGAGCGTGCTGACGAGCATCATGCACACGGTCGGCAAGGCCGGGGCCAGTTCCGCCCGCGTCGAAGTACCCTTCCAGACGATCGCACCGACCGAAGAGCAACTCTGGTCGCTTGACAGCTCTCGCGAGCTTCGCGTCCCTCTGGGCCGCACGGGCGCGACCCGGCTGCAATCCTTCCGCCTCGGCCACGGGGTCGCCCAACACGCACTGATCGCGGGCAAGACCGGCTCGGGCAAGTCCACGCTGCTGCACGTCATGGTGACCAACCTGGCGCTGTGGTACGCCCCCGACCAGGTCGAGCTCTACCTGATCGACTTCAAGCAGGGCGTCGAATTCAAGACGTACGTCACGAACCGCCTGCCGCATGCCCGCGCCGTCGCCATCGAAAGTGACCGCGAATTCGGGCTCAGCATCCTCCAGCGGCTCGACGCCGAAATGGCCCACCGGGGCAACCTGTTCCGCGCCGCCGGCGTGCAGGACATCGCCGCCTATCGCAGCGCCACCGGCCAGACCATGCCCCGCACCGTGCTGATCGTCGACGAGTTCCAGGTGTTCTTCTCGGAGGACGACAAGCTCGCCCAGGACGCCATCGTCCTGCTGGAACAGCTCGTGCGCCAGGGCCGCGCCTTCGGCATCCACGTGGTGCTCGGCTCGCAGACGCTTGGCGGCGCGTTCGGGCTGGCCCGCAGCACGATGGGCCAGATGGCGGTGCGAATCGCCCTGCAATGCTCGGAGGTCGATTCGCAGTTGATCCTGGACGACGAGAACGTGGCCGCTCGCCTTCTGTCGCGACCGGGCGAGGCGATCTACAACGACGCCGGCGGCAGTGTCGCGGGGAACAGCCCGTTCCAGGTGGCCTGGCTGAGCGATTCGGTCCGCGATTCGTACCTCGACCGTGTGGCGGCGCGAGGCTTCCAGCCGCACGAGCCGCTGATCGTCTTCGAGGGCAACGTTGCCGCCGACATCCGCGAGAACCGCCAACTGGCCGTCTGCGTAGAGCGAGCGTCCTCGCTCGCCTCGTCATGTGAGAACGCACGACCTGCGGCCCCGAAGATCTGGCTCGGATCGCCCGTCACCATCAAGGACCCGACGGCCGTGACGCTGCGTCGTCAGAGCGGGGGCAACGTTCTGATGGTCGGGCAGCGCGATGAGGTGGCGATGAACCTGATGACGGCCGCGATGGCCGCCCTGGCGAGTCAGCTTCCGCCCTCGTCGCTCGAATTCGTGATCCTCGACGGCAGCCCGCCCGACTCGCCGCACGCCGGCGCTTTCGAGCGGGTGGCCTCGGCCCTGCCGCACACCAGCCGCATTGTCGCCTGGAACGACGTCCCTGGCGTCATCGGCGAGTTGAGTCGGGAAGCGGACCGGCGGGTGCAGGCCGATCAGAATGATGCGGCAACGGTGGTCCTGCTCGTTTACGGACTCCAGCGCTATCGCATGCTTCGCCGCAACGAAGACGCCTTCGGCTTCTCGATGGGCGAAGAAGAAGCGGCGCCGCGTCCGGAGGTGCAGTTCGCCGGTCTGCTGCGCGAGGGCCCCGGCGTGGGGATCCACGTGGTCACATGGGCCGACACGCTCGGCACGCTCGAGCGGACCTTCGACCGCCAGACCCTGCGCGAGTTCGACCATCGCATCCTGTTCCAGATGAGCGCCTCCGATTCGAGCACCCTGATCGATTCGCCCATCGCCAACCAACTCGGCTTCCATCGCGCCCTGCTCTATAGCGAAGAGCAAGGGGGCCTGGAGAAGTTCCGCCCCTACGCGGCGCTGACCGATGATTGGCTCGCTCATGTCGCCAAACACCTGGCCGGCGACCCACCCCGTTCATGA
- a CDS encoding WXG100 family type VII secretion target — MAKANVDPAELRRFARDLSRFNSDLEALMGGLQTRLHGLEKSWMDQEQRRFTQEFEQTVKALSRFLEASTQHASFLMKKARHIEDYLQQR, encoded by the coding sequence ATGGCCAAAGCCAACGTTGACCCGGCCGAGTTGCGGCGGTTCGCACGCGATTTGAGCCGCTTCAATTCCGATCTGGAGGCCCTGATGGGCGGGTTGCAGACCCGGCTGCACGGGCTGGAAAAGAGCTGGATGGACCAGGAGCAGAGACGGTTCACCCAGGAGTTCGAGCAGACGGTCAAGGCATTGAGCCGCTTTCTCGAAGCCTCGACCCAACACGCATCGTTTCTGATGAAGAAGGCCCGCCACATCGAGGACTACCTCCAGCAGCGATAA
- a CDS encoding sigma-54-dependent transcriptional regulator, with the protein MSDSQAGHARILIGDDQPDVLRALRLLLKPEGYGIEAAGSVAEVLDAVRQRDFDVVLMDMNYVRGSTSGQEGLDLLFKIHQTDSTLPVVVMTAWSSVELAVEAMRRGARDFVTKPWKNERLLTVLRTQVELGRALRRGRQLEQENLLLRDDARPLLIARSRAMQPVLEVIARVGPSEANVLITGENGAGKGVVAQALHAASARKDATLVTVNSASIAETIFESELFGHVAGAFTDARTDRIGRFKLADGGTLFLDEIASIPVNLQSKLLRVLESGQFEPVGSSKTLHVDVRILSATNADIDEEVRGGRFRQDLLYRLQTIRVHVPPLRERREDIPLLAAHYLHRYAVRYRKDLTAFDAASMQVLLNYTWPGNVRQLDHTVERAVLMAQGPTVRAGDLGLEAAFDNRPALDEMTIEQAEQMLIRKALSRFQGDISHAAESLGLSRGALYRRMEKYDID; encoded by the coding sequence ATGAGCGATTCACAGGCCGGCCATGCGAGAATCCTGATCGGCGACGACCAGCCCGACGTGCTGCGGGCGTTGCGCCTGCTGCTCAAGCCCGAGGGCTACGGCATCGAGGCGGCCGGATCGGTGGCCGAAGTCCTCGACGCCGTTCGGCAGCGCGACTTCGACGTCGTTTTGATGGACATGAACTACGTTCGCGGCAGCACCTCCGGACAGGAGGGCCTGGATCTCCTGTTCAAGATCCATCAGACCGACAGTACCCTGCCCGTTGTTGTCATGACCGCCTGGAGCAGCGTCGAGCTGGCGGTCGAGGCGATGCGGCGCGGGGCCCGGGACTTCGTGACCAAGCCCTGGAAGAACGAGCGGCTTCTGACGGTCCTGCGGACGCAGGTCGAATTGGGACGCGCGCTGCGAAGGGGGCGGCAGCTCGAACAGGAGAACCTGCTGCTGCGAGACGACGCCAGACCGCTCCTGATCGCCCGGTCGCGGGCGATGCAGCCGGTGCTTGAGGTCATCGCTCGCGTCGGGCCGTCCGAGGCCAACGTGCTCATCACCGGCGAGAACGGCGCCGGCAAAGGAGTGGTCGCCCAGGCCCTTCATGCCGCCTCGGCCAGAAAGGACGCCACGCTGGTGACCGTCAACAGCGCCAGCATTGCCGAGACGATCTTCGAGAGCGAGCTGTTCGGGCACGTCGCCGGGGCCTTCACCGACGCCAGGACCGACCGGATCGGACGCTTCAAACTGGCCGACGGGGGGACCTTGTTCCTCGATGAGATCGCCAGCATCCCGGTCAATCTTCAGTCGAAGCTCCTTCGCGTTCTGGAAAGCGGCCAGTTCGAGCCCGTCGGGTCTTCGAAGACCCTTCACGTCGATGTTCGGATTCTCTCGGCGACCAACGCCGACATCGACGAAGAGGTGCGGGGCGGACGATTCCGGCAGGACCTGCTGTATCGCCTCCAAACGATTCGCGTCCACGTGCCTCCGTTGAGGGAACGCCGGGAAGACATCCCGCTGCTGGCAGCGCATTATCTGCATCGGTACGCGGTTCGCTATCGCAAGGACCTGACGGCTTTCGATGCGGCGTCGATGCAGGTGCTTCTGAACTACACCTGGCCGGGCAACGTGCGCCAGCTCGATCATACCGTCGAACGCGCGGTCCTGATGGCCCAGGGGCCGACGGTGCGGGCCGGCGATCTGGGACTTGAAGCGGCGTTTGACAACCGGCCGGCACTGGACGAGATGACGATCGAGCAGGCCGAGCAGATGCTCATCAGGAAGGCCCTGTCCCGATTCCAGGGCGACATCAGCCACGCGGCCGAGTCCCTCGGACTCAGTCGCGGGGCCCTGTACCGCCGCATGGAGAAATACGATATCGATTAA
- a CDS encoding sensor histidine kinase — MRYEQRIFLLSLTAGLIGSVPAVVLLLASDYSAGTQVTVIVLLVLVALGIASSIAGKVAFPLRTLSNLIGALREGDYSMRARGARHGDALGEAIWEVNALAASLREQRLGAIEATALLRKVLAQIDVAMFGFDSDRRLHLVNDSGRRLLARTEEELIGCRAEELGLAECLEGATPRLIDLACPGGSGRWELRRGSYRERGVSHQLLFLSDLTRTLHEEERRAWERLIRTLRHEVNNSLTPIQSVAESLRTLIDRWPRPDDWDVDLQEGLAIIAERSEALDRFIGAYSRLARLPQPQFGEVDVADLFRRVVGLEMRMPVVVEGGPEVSVQGDRDQLEQLLINVISNAVESSLLAHPAGDGRVAVSWQADAHELRACIDDDGVGLENGTDAFVPFYTSKEHGSGIGLTLCRQIAEAHAGTLTLENHLDRPGCRATLRLPLT; from the coding sequence ATGAGATACGAGCAGCGAATCTTCCTTCTGAGTCTCACCGCCGGGCTGATCGGCTCGGTGCCGGCCGTCGTTCTCCTTCTGGCCTCCGACTACAGCGCCGGGACGCAGGTGACGGTGATCGTGCTGCTCGTGCTCGTCGCGCTGGGCATCGCCTCCAGCATCGCCGGGAAGGTCGCCTTTCCGCTTCGGACCCTGTCCAATCTTATTGGGGCCCTGCGGGAGGGGGACTATTCGATGCGGGCCAGGGGCGCCCGGCATGGCGATGCGCTGGGCGAGGCGATCTGGGAGGTCAACGCGCTGGCCGCATCGCTGCGTGAGCAGCGACTGGGGGCCATCGAGGCGACCGCGCTGCTGCGTAAGGTCCTGGCGCAGATCGACGTGGCGATGTTCGGCTTCGATAGCGACCGGAGGCTGCACCTGGTCAACGACAGCGGCCGGCGCCTGCTGGCGCGGACCGAGGAGGAGTTGATCGGTTGCCGCGCCGAGGAGCTCGGCTTGGCCGAGTGCCTCGAAGGCGCCACGCCTCGTCTGATCGACCTCGCCTGCCCGGGCGGCTCGGGGCGTTGGGAGCTGCGCCGAGGCAGCTATCGAGAGAGGGGTGTATCGCACCAACTGCTTTTTCTGTCGGATCTTACGCGCACGCTGCACGAGGAGGAACGCCGGGCCTGGGAGCGGCTGATCCGCACTTTGCGTCACGAAGTCAACAACTCTCTGACCCCGATTCAATCGGTGGCCGAGAGCCTGCGGACGCTGATCGATCGCTGGCCGCGACCCGACGACTGGGATGTTGACCTCCAGGAAGGTCTGGCGATTATCGCCGAGCGGTCGGAGGCGCTGGACCGGTTCATTGGGGCCTATTCCCGGCTGGCCCGCCTGCCCCAGCCGCAATTTGGCGAGGTGGATGTGGCGGACCTGTTCCGCCGGGTGGTCGGCCTGGAGATGCGGATGCCGGTCGTCGTCGAAGGCGGGCCGGAGGTGAGCGTCCAGGGCGACCGCGACCAACTGGAGCAACTGCTCATCAACGTGATCTCCAACGCCGTTGAATCAAGCCTTCTGGCCCATCCCGCCGGAGACGGCCGGGTCGCGGTCAGTTGGCAGGCCGATGCGCACGAGCTTCGTGCCTGCATCGACGACGATGGCGTCGGGCTGGAAAACGGCACGGACGCCTTCGTTCCGTTCTACACGAGCAAGGAGCACGGCTCGGGGATCGGCCTGACGCTGTGCCGCCAGATCGCCGAGGCCCACGCCGGGACCCTGACCCTCGAAAACCACCTCGACCGCCCCGGCTGCCGGGCCACGCTCCGACTTCCGTTGACCTGA
- a CDS encoding ABC transporter permease codes for MGTLWQDIRYGLRILRKSPCFTAVVVLTLGLVIGVCSTLFTAVNYQLFRPLPIEAPDRLVRLCRTNERRAKGLLLNAARLAEYRRRSTAFIGLAAMDSKTMTLTGSGEARHFQVARVSPSLFGVFGFEPLLGRGFSESAAEGPPAQEVVIGYATWRDVFDRDPNVLGATLSLDQQTYTVIGVMPKDLARIELGWAGDLWIPWEFTRPAEGDSWFTVVGRLKPSITPEQAQSELLVLGRAIENMHDPRGTYDRATVVPYLQSHTSAEEIAGAVFFIMTVVFVLLIACVNVTNLFIARTLTRRRELAVRLSLGASRARLVRQLLVEFGIFAALGGLLGLLWAKWTSDVLGARGLADLTFDWRVVVFTTGISLLAGATSGLVPALRFSKPNLTEGLKEGGLATSFGHGHHRLRSGLVITQMAMVTVLLITSGLMIRSFVKLGRVRPGYDTRNLVTMNVNLRDQDYPEQAAKQLFLRRVLENLRALPAVEDAGLTSLAAVARNPGGFPFRIQGQSVAESREPRRGAINAVDASFLRMVEAQVLKGRIITDADVRRSAGVAVINETLARRYFSGQDPLGRFVELHDSAAAPRWYEIIGVVADLKNIAFDETPFAEVFIPYMQLERFPLSHYLMIRTATDPLAMAGALREAVLSVNPNQPVGNVSSVESQIRQLRTWNDEIRNLMLLFGALGFVLSTIGMYGVVSYMVTERTREMGVRIALGAVQHDVLMLVLRQSLRLVAIGGAIGACLALGSTFVLDSLLYAVSPADPLTYGAVFMLVGSAAVLASLLPARRAAKVDPMVALRCE; via the coding sequence ATGGGAACACTGTGGCAAGACATTCGATACGGCCTGCGAATACTGAGGAAGAGCCCCTGTTTTACGGCGGTTGTCGTTCTGACGCTCGGGTTGGTTATCGGCGTGTGTTCGACACTATTCACGGCGGTCAACTACCAACTGTTCAGACCGCTGCCGATCGAAGCACCGGACCGCCTGGTTCGCCTCTGCCGGACAAACGAGCGCCGTGCGAAAGGACTGCTTCTGAACGCCGCTCGACTTGCCGAGTATCGCCGCCGAAGTACCGCCTTCATCGGACTGGCGGCCATGGATTCGAAGACCATGACGCTCACCGGCTCCGGCGAGGCACGGCACTTCCAGGTGGCGAGGGTCAGCCCGAGTCTCTTCGGCGTGTTCGGCTTCGAGCCACTGTTGGGACGTGGGTTCAGCGAGTCGGCAGCGGAAGGTCCACCGGCACAGGAGGTGGTCATCGGCTACGCCACATGGCGCGACGTGTTTGATCGGGATCCGAACGTCCTCGGTGCGACGCTGTCGCTGGATCAGCAGACGTATACCGTGATCGGCGTGATGCCCAAGGATCTGGCTCGTATCGAACTCGGCTGGGCCGGCGATTTGTGGATTCCGTGGGAGTTCACGCGACCGGCCGAAGGCGATTCGTGGTTCACCGTGGTGGGGCGGCTCAAGCCGTCGATCACGCCCGAACAGGCGCAGTCCGAATTGCTGGTACTCGGCCGGGCGATCGAGAACATGCACGATCCGAGAGGCACGTACGATCGAGCGACCGTGGTTCCCTATCTTCAGTCCCATACGAGTGCGGAGGAAATCGCCGGCGCGGTCTTTTTCATCATGACGGTGGTCTTTGTGCTGCTGATCGCTTGTGTGAACGTGACGAATCTCTTTATCGCGCGGACGCTGACCCGGCGACGCGAACTGGCTGTGAGACTGTCGCTGGGGGCCAGTCGCGCTCGGCTCGTACGTCAGTTGCTTGTCGAGTTCGGCATCTTTGCGGCACTCGGCGGTTTGCTGGGCCTGTTGTGGGCCAAATGGACTTCGGATGTCCTTGGCGCACGCGGCCTGGCCGACTTGACTTTCGACTGGCGCGTGGTCGTCTTCACGACGGGGATTTCATTGCTGGCGGGGGCGACCTCAGGGCTTGTACCAGCGCTGCGATTCTCCAAGCCCAACCTGACCGAGGGGTTGAAAGAGGGGGGGCTGGCGACCTCTTTCGGGCATGGACATCACCGCCTGCGCAGCGGTCTGGTGATTACACAGATGGCCATGGTGACGGTGCTTTTGATCACATCGGGCTTAATGATCCGCAGCTTCGTCAAACTCGGTCGTGTCCGTCCTGGTTATGATACGCGAAATCTCGTCACCATGAATGTCAATCTCCGGGATCAGGATTATCCTGAGCAGGCGGCGAAACAACTGTTCCTTCGGCGGGTGCTGGAGAACCTCCGTGCGCTGCCCGCTGTGGAGGATGCGGGGCTGACCTCGCTGGCGGCCGTAGCACGCAATCCGGGAGGATTTCCGTTCCGGATTCAGGGACAGTCCGTGGCCGAGAGCCGCGAGCCTCGCCGTGGTGCCATCAATGCGGTCGACGCGAGCTTTCTCCGTATGGTGGAAGCTCAGGTGCTCAAAGGCAGGATCATCACCGATGCGGATGTCCGCCGCAGTGCGGGGGTGGCCGTCATCAATGAGACACTGGCCCGGCGGTACTTCTCGGGACAAGACCCGCTTGGCCGGTTTGTCGAATTGCATGACTCCGCAGCCGCGCCGCGATGGTATGAGATTATCGGTGTCGTTGCGGATCTCAAGAACATTGCCTTCGACGAGACACCGTTTGCGGAGGTGTTCATTCCGTATATGCAGTTGGAGCGATTCCCGCTGAGCCATTATCTCATGATTCGGACGGCAACCGATCCCCTTGCGATGGCCGGCGCGCTGCGCGAGGCCGTGTTGTCGGTGAACCCGAATCAGCCCGTGGGCAACGTGAGTTCGGTTGAGTCCCAGATCCGGCAACTGCGAACCTGGAACGATGAGATTCGGAACCTCATGCTGCTGTTCGGAGCGCTGGGCTTCGTGTTGTCTACGATCGGAATGTACGGCGTCGTCTCCTACATGGTGACGGAACGGACGCGGGAGATGGGGGTCCGTATCGCGTTAGGGGCTGTCCAACACGATGTCCTGATGCTGGTCTTGCGTCAAAGTCTGCGGCTGGTTGCTATCGGCGGGGCCATCGGTGCGTGTTTGGCACTGGGCAGCACCTTCGTCCTGGACAGCTTGCTCTACGCCGTCAGTCCGGCCGACCCGCTGACCTACGGCGCCGTCTTTATGCTCGTGGGCAGCGCCGCTGTCCTCGCAAGTCTCCTTCCTGCCCGCCGGGCGGCGAAGGTCGATCCGATGGTGGCATTGCGGTGTGAATGA